The Eublepharis macularius isolate TG4126 chromosome 7, MPM_Emac_v1.0, whole genome shotgun sequence sequence tctctacatgagacattttacACGGGaccctcaagtgtagggagacacaatgttagccagaacatagttttaaaagacagagccaaaggctccattaatttcacctctctgcgcaagggtaattttaaaagacagagcctgcagagattgctcctcagaaggcaTGTTaaattcatctttgcctccccaaaggctctctcaatttcacctcccctgtCCCTAGAAGTTGCTGTTCTTACCAAGTATAGAAGTTTCAGTATAACACAGCTTTTGTATTTTTTGCTCATGACAAGAAGGTATTTGCTGCTGAATTTTTCCCTATAAAATCTGTGTTGAAACTTGATTCAAGTAGTTCACCCTCACAAAGGAAGGAACTCCAGCAGCAACTGAATGTTTTTAATAATAAACTTACAAGTCTTACTTTTTCCATAATTATCTTGTTGGAGTTTCCCTTAACAATACAATACAGACCAAACAGCTATTGAATGCAGCCTGTCTTATCCATCCCTGAAGCCAGGTCCAAAATCTGGATCTAGAGATAACTAGTTTGTAACTTTCTGGACATGTAACAATGGCGAAAGTCTAGTAAGGGCCTGCTGCAGCAATGTATGTCTCTAGAGCCAAACGTGGCTGTTTAAAAAACGAAAATGAAATGTGCGAGTTAAGGTTTATATTAGGCAAGAGATGCTAGCGAAGAATCTGGGTGTGAAGGAAAATTCAGGAAATGATTTTTGTGGGACCAGAGGGCTTCTTAGAGATAGTTTACAGCAGGGGTCCCAACCTCCGGGCTGCGGACTGGTaccggtccgtggcctgttagcaaccaggCCGCATAGGAGGTGAGTGGTGGgcatctagttgcaggaaaacaagctcagggctcccactgattctgcattgtggtgagttgtataattatttcattatatattatagtgtaataatagaaataaagtgcacaattgtatcatcccgaaTCCATTCctcacccccgccccccgccccgcccctggtctgtggaaaaattgtcttccacaaaaCTGGTCCCTtgtaccaaaaaggttggggaccgctgGTTTACAGGATGGGAACCAATATAGATCGCTGCTGGTAATGCAAGAGCAAACCATGCACAAATGTATGCAGGTGCACTAAAGTTGTGTATATTCATTCTTTATTGCGTCGCTTCCTAATGAAAGGCTTGCAACAACCGGTGTTTGGATATGAGAAACTTTATAGATTAGTCGATGTGTCAATCATCAGTACTGTTTTGTTTCATAGTTACAACTAGGCGAACAAATTACATAGCTGTTTGTTGATTGCTTGCTCAGAATTTTGGATCTTTTTGAATTATGAACGGTCGCTGACCCCTAGATTATAAAATTGCAAAGCAAAACggcattaaaaaacacctctttTAAAACTTCTCAGAATCGAAAAAAAAGGGTGATATTTTTAAGCGAGATGTCTAAAAATCTTACGGTTTGGGGATTTAAATGGTTTGGGGCTCGTGAAAACTTCCAGGAAAATTTATTCTAAAGTTTGACGTCACCTCTTCTAGAAAACTCTGGGCAATGCGTTGCTCCGCCGCGGTATCGCAACATGCCAGAGCTTCCTTTGTCACGTGACGGAGTCCCTTTGTAGTTCTTCCTCCACGTTCGGGAGGCTTCGCTATTGGAAGGCCGGGCTTAGCGGCGTCGTTCTCTGTGCGCCGCGAACGTTCCACTGGCTGGTGCAGAGTAAGTAATTGCATAACGGGAGAAGCCTGCCCGTTGCTGAAAGGCCATTTCCGTaacccttttttccccctttctcaaAAATATCTGAAAACATAGACTGCACATGATGCTGCCCAGCGAGCAAACTCTGCATTGGATGTTTGGTGCACGGATATAAAGTTTAGCCATAAAGGAGAGAGGGATTGGTAGTGCTGCGGGACCGCTACTGTttaagtagccgttttctccgtGCACAAGGAAGCATTCACAGGGTTAGTAAAATACTTGAATGAGGTCTTTTTAGAATCTGGCCGAGTTCATCTCACCAACATGTGCTTGCAGTGTGGTATGTGAACTTTTGAGTTACACAGAACTGCTCCTTATCCTGGAtgttcagttttgtttttaatctcccaagaggaattttttttgaaagagagatCAATCCTATTGCATGGCTGATGAATGAAAACGTTTGGATCACCCTGAATAACAACTGTGCAATTCATTTAATGAATGGATAGaacaggagtccagcagcaccttaaagattaaataaaaattactgcGGCGTGTTTGATGGAAAAAGCTCTAACTTGTGAACGCTTGCGTTGCGCTATATTTTGTTAGTcgttaaggtgccgctggactcctgTATTATTTTGCGGTTACAGACTAGCATAGTTGCCCCCCTGGGATTATAATTCCTGTCATGATGCTATTTATTGTATAAAATAAGCATTTGGCTCTTTTTACAGTTTGGTTTGAAGTTAAAGAGtgtgtttatttcattttatgtTGCATCCTTTCTTCAGGAGCTCGTagtgttttattttcacaacagccctgtgagagagATTGCTGACTTGTTCAAGGGTAGTTCTGAAGAATGATGTCTGCTTGTTTTTACTTTCATCTGTTTCTCCCCGAGGTActtcaataaaacatgtaataaGTTGAATGCTGAAAAAGAAGTACACTTCTTCCTGGGAGATGCTTACTATTTTCCTCATAGGTATATAATGGAAAGTGACAAAATAACATATATGTACACAAAACTCATCAGTCAATCTGAGGCTAAGCTAAGCTTTCTGTTTAAAGTAGATGTTAGCTTCAAAACATCAAATGTGACAAAAATCAGATGTGACAATTTTGTTGAGCACAGTCAAAATAAGCTAAAAGAGAACTCAAAACGAACAAGAATATGCTGGCTTGTAAATAGCTGCCTGGCCTACGCAGTGAGTAAAAACTGCCCTTAGGCAACCAGGGGATATGAGTTGTAAAAGGGGGCATCATAGAAACTATAGGGGTTGTCCTGTATAATTTAGCCCAGGAGctggagcaatcctaaacacatctACTCACATATAAGTACGATGTTATTTAGTGGGGCTAACTCTCAGGGAAATACTTTTAGGAATACAGCCTTGGTTTTCAACCAAGGGGATGTTGTATCAGCAATTTTTGATTATTAAAAAATTGTAATTAGGAATATCTTGTTTATATTCAAGAATGGCAGTGGACTGGATTGGCTATAGCTATGCAGTTTTGGTGGCCTCTGGTGGAATAATTGGCTATGCGAAAGCAGGTATGCTACTGATTAATCATCTTTTTTCTCccctctgtctctctttttaatgaggactgaaatggaaacctttcttgtaaaaaagaaaataactgtCAATATGTATATAGATATAAACTGCCTTTATTACTTCTTGCTGTAAGATGCTGATTCACTGTCACAACGAATGGACTGTCTTCCATTTGAAGATGTGCTTTAACATGATAAACTTACAAGTTACTATCGGTTCCTGCGTACTGATATTTGGTTGCTACACCCTGCTTTTGGTCTAGTGTAAATAACATTGCTAGTCCCTATCTTTCCGACAATGTGGAGCTGCTGGATCACACATTAGGGTCTCTGTGCAGATGTGCCCCAGGGGTCAGGGATGACAGCTCGCACAGAGAACCTGGCATGTAACTTGGCGAATCTGCAGATACAGCTGCAGCCATACTGTTTCCAAGACTGTAATGAAGCAACCTTCCTCTATTAACACTGATTGAGAGAACTACCTGTAtatatcctagggttgccaactctggcttgagaaatttctggagattcggGATTGCATTCTGGTGAAATGAGagagctcagtggagatgtgattTTGTAGAGTCTTCCCTCTGAAGATGTCATTTCCTACCTGGAACCTGTTCTCTCTAGtagggagatcagctgtaattctaggagaattccaggccccacctgggggatggcaaccctgcCTGTCACACATGAAATACTTTTCAGTCTGCTAAAAATTCCCACACACTAGATCCATACATCTAGTAATGCTTTTGTTTATGTTTGTGGAGAAAAATAACTGCATTTTCCCACCCAATaagattttttcctctttctacAAATGAATAATTTAGCATGAAAAGAACTGGCATTAGCAGTGATGGAGATCAAAATATTGCAAGGggggaaaacattttaaagcacACATACTTCTCTGACCTTGCATGTAGGAGTCCCATTAACCTCAAAGGAAAATCTGTATATAGATTTACAATAACACTTTCATGTTGTGGGGGCTCCCATGTGAGCCTCTTGAAGCACTTTAGGAAGGGAAAATGCTGGCTGGACACTTGTCCCTTGAGAATAAGTGTCAAGAAGGATCCTGTTTGGTAGTGGAGGAGATACACCCAAGAGGACAGTTTGGAGTTTATTGTGTCCTTCATCTGAACTTCTCTATCTGGCACTTGCCTATGATTAGAGTACAAGCAGAACAATAGAAAGGGAGGGAAACAGGATTTCAAGGCCTTTCAAGAAGAAAGGAACTTGCTCCTTTGAATCCTAGTACTGGCATTTACTTACAAGGTCATTATGTAGAGCATTTATTATGAAAATGACCAATAGTTTTGCATCAGTCCTATGGTGTAGCAGGAATATGGGGCTAAGTAGTCAGCATTCGGTACCTTTAACTATGCCCGATGCTTCCAGTCCTGTTAAGTTTGACCTGCAGATGGaataggcagcagtagctgcagatAATTGAGTGCCCCCTTAAGCCTACTTAATGGGACCATTGCACAGTAACCAAAGGTGACAATGCTTTCTAAGTTCAATGTGCAGGTAACCTCTCTGTGTATAAACTGATAATGGGACTAGAAGCAGTTTTCTGAGGCCACCTTCCTAATGTAGTGCAGGATTATTCTCTACACTAATAAGATACTGAAGACTTAAAAGACACCAAAGCAATTGATAATTTTACCCCTCATTTATTAGAGCTTTAAATTGGGTATGGTGGCAAAATTAAAAAGTCACAGAGAGCAAGTATCCTATAGTGAAATACACTGAAATCTTAAAAGCCACAATTAAAGCTTTGTCATCAGTTTGTCTATGAACATGTTGTCTGTTAATTCAGTGCATCTATCCAGTGTATGCCTTctgtttaataaatattttgtttattcAAGGCAGTGTTCCATCTTTAGCTGCAGGACTTCTCTTTGGTGGGTTAGCTGGACTAGGTGCTTACCAACTCTCTCAAGACCCAAAGAAAATTTGGATATCCCTGAGTAAGTGTGCCTTGAAAATGTGCATGCATGGAACAGATAAGAATCTTATTACTATGTTTTGAATGCCTCTATTGTTTATATTTGTTTTAACTGTTAGCCTCCTTGGTGGCCTTGATTAgtcagaaaggtggcatacaattaATAAATATCAGGTGCACCTCATATGTCCTCAAATGGAAGCTCTTATTGAGGGAAGAGTTCTGGAGTCCGCACAACAAATGAGTGGCTGTTGGATTTTTACTATGCGATATTAAAAACAGTTGTAACATGGACAGCTAACCTGACTTGGGTGTGAGAGGCTTTGTGCCTCTATTTATAAAAATTAGTCAGGATTCCAAGCAAGAAGGCCAGGCTGGTGTTACCCTTCAGATTAGAAATATGTTTGGGGCCTCTGCGGCCTCTTGCAATCCAGGCTTGTGTGTGTTGCTCACTGCTTCACACAGCGGGCAGTGAGTTGTGAGGAACTAGAGAATGCAACACTAAATTTACTCTCCTCAGCGAATGTCAGCTTATTTTGGGTGGGTGCTTTCCCTAGTATAAGGGTCcctaacatggtgcctgtgggcattATGGTGCCTATTGACACTTATCCTGgcaccaccaagtgtttttagaaagtgggcaggaccATTGGGGATTTTGCCCTTATGGTATAACCGTTAGAGTTATACATAACATcactctctgacattttgtgCTTATGCTCACCTcagtgtgtcagaattccaaaggtgaccaaaggctcaaaaaggttggggcccCCTGCCCTAGGATGTTTCCCATGTTCTCATTTATACactatcagagagagagagagagaaagaaagaaagaaatgtaagAAGCTGCTATTTAGACAGGCCTAAGAATGTGTTCTAGAAGTTGAATTCAGATTCCTGATGGTATCCCAATAACTCTTCCAAGCGTGATGCCTTCAGTTTTCTCAGAAGTTAGATGCAAAATAGAAGTGAAATTGTATGAAAGCTGTAGTTAGGATGGTGTTTTTCAGAAAGAAACTTTTTAGAATTTGTCTTTCAtacacataattttttaaaagatgggttaaaacattttaaagaataGTTCAGTTGAAAAAGATTGTTAAGTGATTTGAAATGTTCACAGGGGTCGCATTTCtgacccctccttccttccttccttccttccttccttccttccttccttccttccttccttccttccttccttccttccttccttccttccttcctttctttctttctttctttctttctttctttctttctttctttctttctttctttctttctttctttctttctttctttctttctttctttcaggaaAATAGTAATCTTCATATTTGATAGTAATCTTCTCTGCAATTTCCATTCTCTCAAAACACCCGGCAGCTAATCCTGTCTTGGCTTTTATCTTTCAACTAGTTACTTCTGGAACTTTAGCTGGCATTATGGGCATGCGGTTCTACAACTCAGGAAAATTCATGCCTGCAGGATTGATTGCTGGTGTCAGGTATTATGTTGCATGTTTTGTGCTTCTCATATTTTCAGGTGAAACCCTAGGCACCACCTACTTGGGAGTAAATGAGGCTTCTATATAGACAGTTACAATTTTGCTTTTTGAAAATTGCATTTTGATCATTTATATGAATAACGTTTGGATTAGTGATCTTGTAGTATATGAGATTTTGTATTAAATAATATTAGGTTTGCTTTGCTCATTCCTTTGTCTTTGAAGTCTGAGGTGCCAGGGCCACCTCCCAAaatgttctcctttcctctttaGCATCTTTGCTCATGAAAAAACTGTTTCCTAGCATAACTCCCCGCCCCGTTTGAATCTTCAGCCACTCAGCTGCTTTGTAGGATCAGCCCatagtcatattcttgcacaaTACAAGGTGGCTTAGTCAGTGGGACAGAGGAGGACATGGAGTGTTTTAGCACTGTTGAAGTGTGAGGCAAGTATTTATTGTGGTATGGGTCATCTGAACTAACAGAGATGGTATGTGACCATTTTGTTTGTGATTGGAATGAGCCAGGAATCCTTGGGCTCATGTGTACTTTTacttttcccctttccctcctcatttcatcctcacaattaTCTGTGAGGCTGAGTGGCTGACCAAAGGTTATTCAGTTTGCTTTGTGGCTTGGGAAGTGTGACGATTGTGGCTTCGATCCTACTATTAGCAAGTTTTCTGCCTCAATCATCTCAGTTTAGTCTTCTGTGAAACCTGAAATTGTGCCTGCATGAAACAGTGGGCACCCAGGAATACTATGGGTGTTGACATGGCTGGGGGGGGAGGTCTGGCAAAAGTTTGCCCTCTCCCTTATTTGTGAATGGAAGTACCTTTAGAATGGAAGGTTAGGATCCAAGCCTGTCATGACACCTGATTTGGAAGAAATGTCAAAATtgttttagatcaagatgggtagccgtgttagactgtctgtagcagtagaaaagagtaagagtccaatagcacctataagactaacaaaattggtggtagggtatgagctttcatgagccacagctcactatctgaagaagagagctgtggctcacaaaagctcattatGTTTTGTTCAGTTGCTCACCAACCAATTCTAAATTGGTTGAATCCTGGTTTGTAGCCAACAGAACAAACCATAAGTTGTCGCTGTACCAGATTGGTCTGTCAAGCCAGATTTGTTTGTTCAGCCTCTATATTGTACGTGAGAGAGGACAGTGAGGAGAGGATGTATGTGAGCCTGAGGAGTTTGTGACTCATTCCTGACACACATGAACTGAGATTTGCTTGTGACGTTTGAATGCAGTTGATATGTAGGAGGTTGCTTTGTACTTTCCTGGTAAGGCCATGAACTGATGCCCTTTTTCTTTAAAGCTTGCTGATGGTTGGGAGGCTGGGACTGAAGATGTATGAAAAACCACACGAGGGATGAGTGAACGAGCCGTGAGACTTGAGATGCAGATAAAAAGACTGTGCACCAGACTGAATGTACTATGCCAGAGACTGAGAGAGAGCACCAACCAAACTTTAATGGcctaatttaaaaacaaatagtgGGAGGAACTGAGAGTCTCTTATGCAAGAATATTTTTTCAATATTGTAGGAGCGTCAGCTATTTGTAGTATAGACTTTGGTATAGAAATTAATTTTGGTACCTCTGAGAGCATCCgccccccccttcctcttcccccaACGAAAATATAATATCTTGGATCCCCAGGCGCATTTCCATGCATGGAAGTTCCTTCCACTGATTCCCTCCAGGGAATGCTACTGCTGGGGAACAGAGGGCCCCTTGAACAGTATTTCAGGGAGCATTTTGAGCTACAGTGGAAAGGGGCAAGAACGTCATGCTGTAGAGATGAGACAGAAATCCTTCTGTCCATGAAAATGCACCAGTAGATGCTCCCATTATGCATAATTGGAAAGATTGAGGCAAGTCATTTGCTTAATTAGAAACAAAATAAATttgagtctgtgtaaatggaaTAATTGCTGGTTTTATCTGCTCTGTCATCAGGGAAGTGGCAGAGCACAGGATCCCTCTGTGGGTTTCCTGACCACTCCTGCTCCTGGTTCCAGTGCtttaagtagggctgccaacaacctggaggggAAAAATATGTCCTGTTTCCTTAATAGAGTCtttatgggatgttatttaccaggtgatgttttTCACCTCCATGCCATAAGAAGCTTCActtgaccatttccacacatttagCCTCCATTAAAAGGATAGATCTTTTTTTCCTCTAGgctcttggcaaccctagaattatATGAGAAGGACTCTTTAACCCCTATGATGAtgtgaactcagagccaagctacaagtgacgcctggcacaggttgtacactggtcagcttccctcaagttttgatgggaaatgtaggcgtcctggtcttgcagctgtaatggagagccgagctgtaaaaccaggatgcctacatttcccatcaaaacttgagggaagctgacaactgtccaacctgtgtaaggcgtcatttgtagcttggctcttactgtgGCAACTTAGCACAGCCAAGACACCAGGAGTGGATTTATAAAGGCAGATGAGACAAAGCTGGTGAGAAGAGGAGGGATCGAGATCTGTCTGGCTAGGTTCTGGATGACCTCTCAGCTACAGCACAAGGCAGATGCCCAGAATAGTTACGAAGGAGGCTGTCCACATTTGAATTTGATACAAGCCTTCATCTGTGAACCCTTTTCTGTAGAACATGAGAATGTTTTTCTTACAAGAATGCTTTTTGCTTAATATATGGAGATATAATTCTGGCTGTCAATATTATGTGGAAGTCCAAAACATTTTGATTAGTTTAGTACACGCCTGTATTCTTCTTTGCAAAGCAGCTTTTTTCCTAATGTATTGTATGATATTATAATACAGTCCTTGATCATGTAtccatgtcttttttaaaaaaataaaagaatgaagAAAATATTCAATTAATATATTCTTTTTCTTGCAGTATTAAAAGCAcattataaaaaaaaaccctcttgtgtGGTTTATTTAAAGAGAGTCCATAGCAAGACCTAAGAACCAATGGTGCATGGTGTggaaaaaacagcattaaaaatttgTAGCAACTTACAGCTCAAAATTTGCTTAGCAATCTGTAGAGAGCCTGTGGTGTATAAGGTTATATCACATGCAGAGCACTTGATGGCCTTGGAATATCATATCTCTGGGACCGCCTCTCCTCCTATGCTCCACCGTGACAGCTTTTCTCTTTCGAGCAGGGTCTTCTGCCAtattgcaaatgggcaagatcaacaactgcccatatacatgctttctctgttgtggcccccaccttatggaatgacttCCTGACAAAGTCATGAAGGCATTTCTCAAACTGCAAAATtgatttattcaggagggcattcttacACAGGTAAAAGGGCTATACTGTAACAAATGGTTCAGAAAGCTACGTTAAGGGGGGGGGATGTAGACTGTGCCACTGAGTATAGTACATACATGCTATCTGTTGTATATTTTTCCTACtatagtttctgcatcatttaacatatcATATTAATAGTCTTTGTTTCAGCTTTatctcagatttctgcttggtttcagatttcggCAATTCTAATCctattacttatttttatttgtttattttatttatgtcatttatattgcttattggatgtcccatcctgttgattacaTCGACTTATGTTGTGTAATCTGTCTCGAGTCTCAGAAAGGTAGATTGTAAATACGTACATAAAAAATAGCTTCCTGAAGAAAAAAGACCTGTCCCTTTAAaaaaggcttaatgggatgttatttatcaggtaATGTTCCCCgactcaaggctgactcagccttccatccttccaaggtcagtaaaatgagtacccagtttcctggtgttagatgtagatgactggggaaggcaatgacaaaaccaccccgtaaaaagtctgccaagaaaacatcgtgatgcgacgtcccccccatgggtcagtaatgactcggtgcttgcgcaggggactacctttacctaatgttgattacctccatgtcatgaaaagcagCTTCCCATTTGCACACATTAACGCTatactaagaacacttttctccaggcctattTGTAACCTTGGTGATATAGTGGGAGTTAATCTAAGGCTGGGGAGATGCTGATGCAAAACCAGAATGGGCTTAAGCTGGCAAAAGTCTTCAACTCGTCCCTTAGATGGACCCGCTACACTGCTGCCTCTTTCAGCCATTTCAGAAGCAGGGTGGTATATTGGTTAGAGACTAAGATCGGGGAGACCCAGTAACATCCTGCTAAggctaagcctttattaaagcaacaagaATTTTTTGCTCTGGGCTGTTGGGAACTGTCCTGCTGAAGGACAACTCGAAGATACCAGCTTTGATCCTAAGCAGCATGAGCCAAGTCATGCTAGAAGAAGACaatttctcttccccctccagcCTTCTGTACCCCTTTAGGTTTCTAGACTCCCAGAAACAGTGTGGGAACCTGCAGTTGGAGGGGAGAATTGGTAAAAATCATCTTCATTTCTAAAAAGCCCAGTATTCTGTCAATGGAAAATTGTACTGTCAAAACTGCAGTTTGGGATTCAAGTCCATCTCTTTGTGAAGTATTAATGATTGATATTACATGGCTATTCAGGTTTTTTTGCAGTTTTTGAAAATGTATATTTCAGATTCTGTAGGCCTAAGCACTAGCAAAACTGGTATGCTGTGGAAAAAACAATACCCCTTTACCCAGTTTACAAGTATGGAGGCTTGGCATATGAAAGGAAAGCAGAAAGGATTCTAAGCAAGAAAAAGCAATCCAGGCAAAGCTAGACATTTAAAAACTTCTAGCTACCTGGATTTATTGCTGCCACTCTGTTGAATGCATAAGACAGGAGAACTTGTGTTTAGCTTGCAAGCTGTCATTGGTGGTTATAGTGTCTTAATTCTGTCATACAATGCTTTGGGATTTGTTATTCCTCTGACACCTTCAGAGAAGCACAAATGTCTGCTATGGCAGTTTGAGATATTCTTGCTTTTTGTGCTGTCTGAAAACGTTTTCATTTAATTCTCATTGTTTGGCCGAACTTTTTAATGTCTTGGGGAAGGCCTGTATAAGGGGTAGAACAAGCCTAGAAGCTGTTCAAATTGCAGTTAGGAAATAAGAGGAAATACAAAGCTTTTGGGTCAATCTGTCAGAATTAATCATGCTATGCATCAATCTTAAGTGGAAACCCAACCAAAAATCTTAACTCTGAATGTCTCTGTGAAGGATCATCAGCCTGTGCTAAGTGACTGGAAAATTGAACGTGTGACGTTCTCTCttcatgcaatcctaagaacatttgagacctgagtaggattctgagtagagctGTTGAAAAAGAAACAACTCAGTGGAGCTCTGGCAGATAAAAGTAACCACACTGTGGCACTCCGATCTCACAGGCAGCGTGGGAAAGGGATTGTTTCTTCCTGCTTAACATTTTAAGATTTTTAATGTGTCTCTTTACAGGCCTGCCTTACTTTTTACCTGTAGTTTGCATGTGTCATGCTACTCATGTTTTACCTAGGGTAGCCAACTGCTTGGAGGAAGAAtggcctgtccctttaagagaggcttaatgggataatATTTACCAGATGATGGTCTTTACCtccctgccatgaaaagcttctgctgcctatttccacacattaagcctctgttaaaggggcaggatgtTTTTCTCCAAACTTTCTGGCAACTCTAATTACAGACCAAAAGAAGCTGGATTAGCAAATGCTGTCCTACAAATCCTTTCCTAGGAGaaagtcccattgaatagacccAAGTCGGGTTCGAAGTAGATCTGCTTTGAATTGTTCTCTTTCAATCTCGTTCTTTACGTAGCTTCCAGAACCAAGTAGTTTAGCAAGATCCTGGCAGGCTGCAACAAATAGCAAAGCATGAATTTGCCTGGCTTGGCCGGGATTGCATGCACACTATATAATTCATCATTTAGATATCATATATATGACATGTAACAGTAAAGTCAGGGGTGGACTAACCCTGTAAAGTTAACTTTGGGCTGTTGCCCCTGATGGCTATAGGTAGCCAGGAACAAGTCAAGCTGAGTCCCAGTAGCTCCACATGGACAGCTGAGCTCAGATTGCTCCTTTTGTA is a genomic window containing:
- the LOC129333001 gene encoding transmembrane protein 14C-like codes for the protein MAVDWIGYSYAVLVASGGIIGYAKAGSVPSLAAGLLFGGLAGLGAYQLSQDPKKIWISLITSGTLAGIMGMRFYNSGKFMPAGLIAGVSLLMVGRLGLKMYEKPHEG